In Quercus robur chromosome 10, dhQueRobu3.1, whole genome shotgun sequence, a genomic segment contains:
- the LOC126703015 gene encoding uncharacterized protein LOC126703015 isoform X1, whose amino-acid sequence MMMMNSNKSESRESTELEEAGGRYHDEGNGLKSNNEIELTRIRLMRSFVETQDPSSKEVDDLMIRRFLRARDLNVEKASALFLKYLKWRQTFVPNGSISASELPHEIAQNKMFIQGFDKTGRPIAVVFSARHFQIEGGIEEFKRYVVYGLDKLCSRMPPGQEKFVFIADIEGWGYSNSDIRAYLGALSILQDFYPERLGKVFIIHAPYIFMTVWKIVYPFIDKNTKKKILFVENKSLKSTLLEEIDESQLPEIYGGRLPLVPTQDS is encoded by the exons ATGATGATGATGAACTCCAACAAAAGTGAGTCTCGAGAAAGCACAGAATTAGAAGAAGCAGGAGGAAGATATCATGATGAAGGCAACGGCTTGAAAAGCAATAATGAGATTGAGCTGACCAGAATTCGACTTATGAGATCCTTTGTGGAAACCCAGGATCCCTCCTCCAAG GAAGTAGATGATCTGATGATTAGAAGATTCCTTCGTGCTCGTGATTTGAATGTGGAGAAGGCTTCTGCCTTATTCCTCAAGTACTTGAAATGGAGGCAAACCTTTGTTCCAAATGGTTCAATTTCTGCATCAGAGCTTCCACATGAAATTGcacaaaacaagatgtttattcaaggatttgacaagACAGGAAGACCCATAGCAGTGGTCTTTAGTGCTAGACATTTTCAAATCGAAGGGGGAATAGAAGAATTCAAGC GTTATGTAGTCTATGGTCTCGACAAATTGTGTTCAAG GATGCCCCCAGGACAAGAGAAATTTGTTTTCATTGCCGATATTGAAGGATGGGGATATTCAAATAGTGACATCCGTGCATACCTTGGAGCTCTATCGATTTTGCAG GATTTCTACCCAGAAAGATTAGGGAAGGTTTTTATCATCCATGCGCCTTACATATTCATGACAGTATGGAAAATTGTATACCCCTTTATCGACAAAAATACCAAGAAGAAG ATATTATTTGTAGAGAACAAAAGTTTAAAATCAACCCTGCTCGAAGAGATTGATGAGAGCCAGCTCCCAGAGATATACGGAGGCCGACTGCCATTAGTACCAACCCAGGACAGCTAA